The Micromonospora krabiensis genome window below encodes:
- the glgX gene encoding glycogen debranching protein GlgX — protein MQVWPGERYPLGATYDGMGTNFAIFSEVADRVELCLFDEWDTGLERRVELREVDAYVWHAYLPGIEPGQRYGYRVHGPYDPANGLRCNPNKLLLDPYAKAVDGDVVWDPAVYDYELGHPERMSETDSAPFVPKSVVVNPYFDWGNDKPPRTPYHHSVIYEAHVRGLTMRHPGIPEELRGTYAGIASPPMIEHLTRLGVTAIELMPVHQFVHDHRLADLGLRNYWGYNTIGFFAPHHGYSALGRLGQQVQEFRGMVKALHSAGIEVILDVVYNHTAEGNHLGPTLSFKGIDTPSYYRLSEEDRRYFVDYTGTGNSLNVRSPHSLQLIMDSLRYWVQEMHVDGFRFDLAATLAREFYEVDRLSTFFEVVQQDPVVSRVKLIAEPWDVGPGGYQVGNFPPVWTEWNGKYRDTVRDFWRGEPATLAEFASRISGSADLYQDDGRRPFHSINFVTCHDGFTLHDLVSYNDKHNEANGEENRDGESHNRSWNCGVEGPTDDEGVLALRARQRRNFLATLILSQGVPMIGHGDELGRTQHGNNNAYCQDSELSWVDWDDADEQLLEFVRTLVAFRRRHQVFRRRRFFTGLPVGGRDVDAPLPDLAWYTPDGREMTGEDWGNDFGRSVALFVNGEGIPERGQYGQRHHDSSFLLFFNAHDAPLDFTLPGGEYGQKWERVITTAEPEPDEVTVLSAGGTIRVPDRSLVVLERTV, from the coding sequence ATGCAGGTCTGGCCAGGCGAGCGCTATCCCCTGGGCGCCACGTACGACGGGATGGGCACCAACTTCGCGATCTTCTCCGAGGTGGCCGACAGGGTCGAGCTGTGCCTGTTCGACGAGTGGGACACCGGCCTGGAGCGCCGCGTCGAGCTGCGCGAGGTCGACGCGTACGTCTGGCACGCCTACCTGCCCGGAATCGAGCCGGGGCAGCGCTACGGCTACCGGGTGCACGGGCCGTACGACCCGGCGAACGGGCTGCGCTGCAACCCCAACAAGCTCCTGCTCGACCCGTACGCGAAGGCCGTCGACGGCGACGTGGTCTGGGACCCGGCGGTCTACGACTACGAGCTCGGCCACCCGGAGCGCATGTCGGAGACCGACTCGGCGCCGTTCGTTCCCAAGTCGGTGGTGGTCAACCCGTACTTCGACTGGGGCAACGACAAGCCCCCACGCACCCCCTACCACCACTCGGTCATCTACGAGGCGCACGTGCGCGGGCTGACCATGCGGCACCCGGGCATCCCGGAGGAGCTGCGCGGCACGTACGCGGGGATCGCCTCACCGCCGATGATCGAGCACCTGACGCGGCTCGGGGTGACCGCGATCGAGCTGATGCCGGTGCACCAGTTCGTGCACGACCACCGGCTGGCCGACCTGGGGTTGCGCAACTACTGGGGCTACAACACCATCGGCTTCTTCGCCCCGCACCACGGCTACTCCGCGCTGGGCCGCCTCGGCCAGCAGGTGCAGGAGTTCCGCGGCATGGTCAAGGCCCTGCACTCCGCGGGCATCGAGGTGATCCTCGACGTGGTCTACAACCACACCGCGGAGGGCAACCACCTCGGCCCCACCCTCAGCTTCAAGGGCATCGACACCCCCAGCTACTACCGGCTCAGCGAAGAGGACCGGCGCTACTTCGTCGACTACACCGGCACCGGCAACAGCCTCAACGTCCGCAGCCCGCACTCGCTGCAACTGATCATGGATTCGCTGCGGTACTGGGTGCAGGAGATGCACGTCGACGGGTTCCGGTTCGACCTGGCGGCCACCCTGGCCCGCGAGTTCTACGAGGTCGACCGCCTCTCCACCTTCTTCGAGGTGGTGCAGCAGGACCCGGTGGTCAGCCGCGTGAAGCTGATCGCCGAGCCGTGGGACGTCGGCCCCGGCGGCTACCAGGTGGGCAACTTCCCGCCGGTGTGGACCGAGTGGAACGGCAAGTACCGCGACACCGTGCGCGACTTCTGGCGCGGCGAGCCGGCCACCCTCGCCGAGTTCGCGTCCCGGATCTCCGGCTCCGCCGACCTCTACCAGGACGACGGGCGCCGCCCGTTCCACAGCATCAACTTCGTCACCTGCCACGACGGTTTCACCCTGCACGACCTGGTGTCGTACAACGACAAGCACAACGAGGCCAACGGCGAGGAGAACCGCGACGGGGAGAGCCACAACCGGTCGTGGAACTGCGGGGTGGAGGGGCCCACCGACGACGAGGGGGTGCTCGCCCTGCGCGCCCGGCAACGGCGCAACTTCCTGGCCACGCTGATCCTCTCCCAGGGCGTGCCGATGATCGGCCACGGCGACGAGCTGGGCCGCACCCAGCACGGCAACAACAACGCCTACTGCCAGGACAGCGAGCTGTCCTGGGTCGACTGGGACGACGCCGACGAGCAGCTGCTGGAGTTCGTCCGGACACTGGTGGCGTTCCGCCGCCGGCACCAGGTGTTCCGCCGCCGCCGCTTCTTCACCGGCCTGCCCGTCGGTGGGCGCGACGTCGACGCCCCGCTGCCCGACCTCGCCTGGTACACCCCGGACGGCCGGGAGATGACCGGCGAGGACTGGGGCAACGACTTCGGCCGCTCGGTCGCGCTGTTCGTCAACGGCGAGGGCATCCCCGAGCGCGGCCAGTACGGCCAGCGCCACCACGACAGCTCGTTCCTGCTCTTCTTCAACGCCCACGACGCGCCCCTGGACTTCACCCTGCCCGGCGGCGAATACGGCCAGAAGTGGGAACGGGTGATCACCACCGCCGAGCCGGAGCCGGACGAGGTCACCGTGCTCAGCGCGGGCGGCACCATCCGGGTGCCGGACCGCTCCCTGGTGGTCCTGGAGAGGACGGTCTGA